The segment CGAGGGAATTCGACGGCGGCCGGCGGCGGCCAGGACCGCGGGTCCCGCGATACCGGCGACGCCGCCGACGACCAGGACCGCGAGAAGGACCCAGCGAATGACGCCGAGCACCTGGGAGGGCGTGCTGCCGGTGTCGGCGAGCCGCTCCCCCGGTGCGCCCCCGGAGCCGTTCCCGCCCGCGCCGGAGGCCGGCGGCGGCGCGGCGGAGGACGGCGACCCGGCGGCCGCGCCCGTGTCCGTACCGCCGCCGGTGGACCCGCTCGCGGACCCGCTGCCGGAACCGGAAGCCGAGCCCGAGCCCGAGCCGCCGGAGCCTGTGCCCGTGGAGCCCGTCGTGCCGTTCGTTCCCTGGCCGCCGCCGGAGTTCGGGCCTCCGGTCGCGCCGCCGTCACCGCCGGCCGTGCCGCCGGTGGTGGCGCCCGGTCCGGTCGGCGTGCCGCGCTCCAGGCGGTCGGCCGCCGCGGCGGCCTGGGCCTTCAGCTTCGCGGGCATCGGGGCGTAGCCGAGGGGCAGTTCACCGGGGGCGGTGCCCTGCTTCTGCCCGGGTCCGGCCGCGTACCGCAGCACGCGCGCGTAGTCCTTGCGGGCGTCCGCCGGAAGGCCGGTGGAGGCGGCGGCGTAGGTCACCACCGTCAACGGGTAGGCGTCCTTCGTCGCGCGAGCCGGGTCGGGGACGAGGACCCCCGGGACGGAGGAGTCCTTGAACTGTTCGACCGCCTTGAGCATGGCCCGGGTGGTGGGCCGGACGTAGGTGCCGTCGGCGTTCGCCAGGGCCGCGGTCTGGAGCTGATAGCGGGTTGCCGAGGAGGAGTCGATGATGCCGTAGGCGCGTCGGCTGCCCGGCAGGACCAGGGGGCCGGTGAGCTTGAGTCCCCCCGTGGCGGTGTCCTCGGCGACCTCGTACTTGGTGTTGTTGGTGCCCCTCCGTGTCGACCGGGCGGCGTCGTGGAAGTCGCCGGCGTACGGCGAGCGGTCGATCACCCCGTACCTGATGGACTTCCCCGACAGCAGGAGTTCCGTCTCCGTGGGATCTGCCTTCGGGAACTCGTAGAGACTGGACGTGCTGATTCCCAGACTCTTGTAGTGGGGGTTCATCTTCATTCCCCACGGGTCCGGCTTCCCGTCGAGGAAGGAACGCGCGTCGGCGTTGCTCCGCAGATAGTCCCAGACGACTTTCGCGGTGTCCGCCCGATCGGCGGAAAGGAGAATTCCGCCGGGATAGCTCAGCTCCGCCGGCCGGAACTCCTCGAATTGCGGATTCAGCTTCAGGAACTCCGGGTCCCGGACGATCGAGACCGGATTGCCCTTCAGATGCGCCAGGGGCTCCATGCCCCACGTGTTCACCCGGACGTCGTAGGGGTAGGACAGCGTGAGCAGCTTCGCCAGCAGCCGTGGGTTCAGCCGCAGGTCCTTCACGAGCCCGATCCTGTCGGCCTCCCAGAAGAACCCGACGGTCAGCGCGCTGACGGCCACGGGTGCGTGGACGAAGCCCGCCTTCTCCCCGCCTTCCACGGGCTCGACGGTGAAGCCGAGACCGGGCGAGGTGGAGGTCGGGGCGAGCAGACTCGACCGGGCCAGCTCCTCGCCCCGCTGGGAGAAGGTGAAGCGGGTGGAGCCGCCCGCGCACAGGGCCGCCTGCCAGGAGGTGACGGCTTCCGTGACCAGCTCGGAGCCGGTCATGCGACGCTCGGCCTTGTCCGTGGGGCAGGGGTCGCCGACGGGCAGGAAGTCGAGGGGGAAGGTGATGCGCTGGTTCCAGTTGGTGGTGGAGAGCGGCGAGGACTGCAGACTTCCGTTGTTCGCGGTCCCGTCCGGGTCACGGGAGCCGCGGGGCACCACGACGAGCCAGCACCTTCGGCCTCGGGCGTCCGCACCGGTACCGACCGGATCGCCGCACCCGAGGTGCGGAGCCTCCCGGGTGGACTGCAGGTTGAATCCCACCTCGCCCGTCCCGTCCGGCTGGGTGACGGCGAAGGACTCCTCGTTGGTGTCGTTGTTGCTGAAGTAGGTCCAGTCGGTGGACGTCTTCGTCGGAGGGCCCGAGACCGGGGTGAAGGGCACGAACGGAGAGGTCGTCTGCCCCGGCAGACCCGGAGCCGGAATCGGCTCGTCGTACTCCGTCTCCCGCGGGTCCGTGCCGACGGCGATCACCCGCTGCAGGACGAACTGCCCGAAGTCGAGAGCGGCGGGCGCGGCGCCGAACTGGCACTGCTCCCGCTTTGGTCCCGCCGGGTCGTCCCCCCAGCACTGCATGATCTGGAGGAAGTCGGTCTTCTTGCTGTACGTCTGCTTCCCGCCCTTCCACGTGACGCGCACTCCCTGTCCGCGGAGGTTCTTCGTCTGGTGGACGGTCACCTCCAGCTTCGAGAAGTCGTCGTGGGGCCCCTTGGTCCCTCGTTTCGTCAGCGCCGAGCTCTGCGACGGGTCGGTCGCCGCCACCGCCGGACTGTCCTGCGGCAGCGGAACGAGGGCGAGCAGAACGGCGGCGAGCAGCGCCCCGAGTCCGGCCCTTCTGGTGAGCGTCGGTTTCACCGTCCCCCTCCCTGGCGTTCGGCGCGGGCCGCGAGGGCGCGGCCGACGAGTGGCGGGGCGATGACGGTGGCGAGGAGCAGGAAGGCGGAGAGGGCCATGAGGATCCCGCGCAGGCCGCCGCCCGTGTCGGCGGCGAGGGTGACCGGGGTGCCGACGATCTGGTTGCCGCCGGAGTCCTGGCCGGTGCCGGTGCCTCCGCCCGTACCGCCGCCGTCCCCGGCGAGGATCTCGCCGGTGTCGGGGTCGACGGCTCCGCCGCCCGTGGCGCCGCCGGAGGCGGATCCGCCTCCGGAGCCCGTGCCGCCGCCCGTACCGCCGGTCGCGGAACCCCCGGTGCCGGAGCCGGTGCCGGAGCCGGTGGCGCCGCCGGTGCCACCACTGGCCGAACCGCCGTTGCCGCCCGAGCCGTTGGATCCGTTGGTGCCGGATCCGCCGGAGCCGCCGTTCGAGGAGCCGGAGCCGTTCCCGGTTCCGTTCCCGCCGGTCGAGCCGCCCGTGGCGGAGCCGCCGCCGGTCGAACCGCCGTTGTTCACCTGCGTGTTCGTGCCCTTGGCGCCGCCCGTGCCGTCACCGCACTGCGTCGGACCGCGCTTGTCGCAGGGCTTCGGCCGCGGGGCGTTCTTGGCGAGGGTGTTCGTGCCGTCGGCCGAGAACGTGGGGTTGCGGCAGTCGGACAGGTCGACCGCGCCGGTCGGCGCGCCGGGTACCCGGCGGACCTGGTCGAAGCCGGCCTGGACGAGGTTCCTCGGGAGCGGCGAGTAGCCGAGTTCCTCGGCCTGCTGCTGGCCCTCGCAGAGGAAGTAGCGGGCGAAGGTACCGAGCGAGCGGCCCTTCTCGGTGGTGTGCGGGGCGGTGTCCGAGGTGGGGACGACCATGTAGCTGTAGCTGGAGAGCGGGTAGCTGCGCTGGTCCCCGGAGCGGTAGACGTCGTCGAGGATCTGGGTCAGGTAGTTCGTCGAGTTCCGGTCGGAGTTGATCCGGGCCTTGAGCAGGGCGACGGCGACGGCCTGGGCGGTCGGCTCGACGTAGTAGCCGGAGGAGTTGAGCACCTTGACGACCGGGAAGTGGGCGTTGATCGCGTACGAGTACTCGACGTAGGTGATGGCGCCCTCGCCCTGCGGCTGGCGGACGTGCGCGGAGACCCCGAGCGAGCCGGACTTGGCGACGGTGGTGGTGCCGGGCACGACGGGGAAGTACGAGGTCATTCCGCAGGGGGTGGAACGGCCGGCGCGCCGGCAGTAGTCGTCCCAGACGGAGCCGTTCTCCTTGGCGAGCCAGGTGGTGAACTGGGCGGTCGTGCCGGAGCCGTCGGAGCGCACGACGGGGACGATGCGGCGGGCGGGGAGGGTGAGGCCGGGGTTGTCGGCCTTGATCTCGGGCGCGTTCCACATGGTCAGCCGGCCGGTGAAGATCTTCGCGAGGACGGGGCCGGAGAGCCGCAGGTTGGTGACCTGGCGGCCGCCGATCCGCAGGTTGTACATGAAGGCGGTGCCACCGGCGACGATCGGCATGTACGCGTAGCCGCGGCGCGGCGGTACGTCGGTGGCGCCGCCGTCGTTGAGGCCGTACGGGATCTCGGAGACGGCGAAGTCGACGGTGCCGTTCTTGAACTGCTCGCGGCCCTGCGAGGAGCCGTTGGCGTTGAAGTTGACCGTGAGGCCGACGTTGGCGCCGATGTTGCGGCGCCACTGCTCGACGGCGTTGGAGCTCCAGGTGGAGCCGGAGCCGGTGATCTTGGTGTACCCGGCGGCCTGCGCGGCCGGCGGATGGACGAGCAGGGCGAGCACCGCGCACAGGGCGGCGGCGAGCCCCAGGGCGGTGCGGGCGAGCGGGGCGGCGGATCTCACGGCGTACTCCTCGGAGGTACGGATCGGTCGGCGGGCGCGGCGGCGGACCCTGCCGGGCCGGGGGTGGGCGCGGCGGTCGCGGAGGCGGCCGGGGACGGGACGTTCCCGGCCCCGGGGCCGGGAGCCCCCCGAGGGGTGGAGACCCACCGGGCCGCGTCCTGCCGGGAGGCGAGGGCGCGCCGCCGCTCCTGGCGCTTCGTCAGCTGCCCCGGTCCGCGCCCGCCCGCGATCCGCGCGAGGACGAAGAGGAGCAGGACGAGCAGCATGAGGACGGCGGCGGTGCCGAAGCCGCGGGCGATCATGTTCGGTTCGGGCGACTTGACGAGTTCGAAGGTGGCGAGCGGCAGGGAGACCTGCGCGCCGGAGGTCGGCAGGGCGTTCAGCTCGGCGGTGAACCCGGCGGTCAGCAGCACGGGCGAGGTCTCCCCCACCCCGCGCGCGGTGCCGAGGATCACGGCCGTGGTCAGCCCCGAGCGGGCGGTCGGCAGGACGACGTGCCAGACCGTGCGCCAGCGGGAGGACCCCATGGCGTACGAGGCCTCCCGCAGCGTGCCGGGGACGAGCCGGATGACGACGTCGGAGGCGCGGATGATGATCGGGAGCATCATCACGGAGAGGGCGAGCGAGGCGGCGAGCCCGGAGCGCTCGGTGCCCAGGGCCAGGATGACGGTCGCGTAGATGAAGAGTCCCGCGACGATCGAGGGCAGCGCGGTCATGGCCTCGACGACGGTGCGGACCAGGCGGGCGAAGGGTCCGGGCACCTCGTTGAGGAAGACGGCGCAGACGATGCCGGTGGGCACGGTGAGCGCGAGCGCGATGCCGACCTGTTCGAGGGTGCCGACGACGGCGTGCAGGATGCCGCCGACGTCGAGCGGTTCGAGGGGGCCCGCCAGGCTCATGTCCTCGGTGAAGAAGTTGAGGTGGACGAGGGCCGCGCGGCCCTCCCAGAGCGTGAAGGCGACGACGAAGACGAGGACGGCGAGGAGCAGCAGCCCGAAGCTGCGGACGACGACGCCGGCGATCCGGTCCCGTACGGCGGGCCCGTCCTCGTCGAAGGAGACGAGCAGCGCGTAGAGCCCGAGGAAGAGGACGTACGCGACGATCACGAAGCCGACGGCGCCGCTGAAGGGCAGCAGGCGGGCGAAGAGGAGCCAGGTGAGGGCGATCGAGGCCGCGGCGGCGCCGAGCAGCGCGTACACGTCGGAGGCGCGCGTGGTGCCGGTGGTGCGGCGGCGTTCGGGTCCGGGGGGCTGCGGGGCCCGCTCGGCGGGCGGTCGCAGCTTCGGCCGCTCCGGGGCGATGGTCATCGGGTTCGGGTCCCCCTTGAGGAGCGCACGGGCTAGGCGTCGCTCGTGGCGCCGGAGCGGCTGCGGGCGACGATGGACGAGGCGGCGAAGTTGACGATCAGGGTCATGACGAAGAGGGCGAAGCCGGCCGCCATCAGGGCGGACATGCCGAAGGGCGTGGCCTCGCCGTAGCGCAGGGCGATGAGGGAGGACACCGAGCTGGTGCCGGTCTGCAGGACGTGCCACTGGATGGTGAAGACCTGCGAGATGACCATGTAGACGGCGATGGTCTCGCCGAGGGCGCGGCCGAGGCCGAGCATGGTGCCGCCGATCATGCCGCCCTTGCCGAAGGGGAGGACGACGCTGCGGATCATGCCCCAGCGGGTGGCGCCGAGCGCGTACGCGCCCTCGCGTTCGCCGGCGGGGGCCTGGGAGAAGACCTCGCGCATGATCGAGCAGATGATCGGCGCGACCATCATGGCGACGACGAGACCGGCGACGAAGGTGGACGAGGTGTAGACGGTGGGCGGGGCCAGCGGATCGTCGGGGTCGGCGCCGTCGACGCGCAGGAACGGGATCCAGCCGAGGTACGTGGCGATCCAGCGGGCGATGGGGAGGATCGACTCCTCCAGCCAGAAGACGCCCCACAGTCCGTAGACGACCGAGGGCACGGCGGCCATCAGGTCGACGGTGGAGATGAGGGTGCGGCGCAGCCGGGGCGGGGCGTACTCGGCGATGTAGAGCGCCGCCCCGGTGGCCAGCGGCACGGCCACGACGATCGCGACGAGGGCGATGAGGACGGTGCCGAGGAGGACGGCCGCGATCCCGAAGCGTCCGGAGTCGGGCTCCCAGCTCTCGGTGGTGAGGAAGGAGAATCCGGCGCGGTCGAGGGCCTGCCAGGCGCGCAGGAGCAGGAAGCCGCCGACGAGGAGCATGACCGCGAGGACGATGCCGCCGCCGGTGCGGGCGACGGCACGGAAGACCCGGTCGGGAAGGCCGGGGTCGGCGTGGAGCCGTCGCGGCGTGTCGGGCGGCGGGTCGGCCGGTCTGCCGGGCGGCGGGCCGGGCGGCGGGTCAAGGGTCTCGGTCGTCACGGGAAGGACGTAAGTCCCGCCCGGTGGCCAGGCCCGCCCCGCGACGTGAACGAGGGGCGTGCGCGGGGCAACTTCCGTTCACCGTAAGGCTGTTGAGGCCCATCTCGGCCCCTCGGTGGCGATCAGTGCCCGGAACCGCGCATAGGCGGTGCGACAGGTGGAGTGGCGCTCGTAGGAGCGTCCGGAGAGCGCGGCGGTGCGGCCCTCGGCGTCCCTCAGGAGCCACACCCAGCCGTTGCCCCCGGCGGTGTGCTGCACCCCGCCGGCCATGTCGGCGTACCCGGTGCACAGGGCCGCGAAGGCCGCCCGGCACCCGGCGTGGTCGTCGTAGCAGCCCCCCGACCGCGCGACGACCCTCCCGTTCTGTGCGACGAGTCGCCATCCGTAGCGTCCGTCGGCCCCCATGTCGACCAGACAACGCGTCCCGGACACACCGGTGTCCTTGGTCATCGCCCCCACCCCCACAGTCTCGGCAAGCGCAATCTATTGAGACGGGGGTGACAGTTGGGCGCTAAACCATTTGCGGGTTGCACGCTTCACCAGGAGGTTGCCCCTAGGACACCGGCACCGGGGACGACCCGCCGGGAACGCGCCGGCGTGACGCGAAGAGGCACGGGGCGCGAAGAGGCGTGTGACGCGAAGAGGCCCGTGGCGCAGGGGGCTCGTGACGTGCCGAGGGGGTGTCCTGCCTGATCGGCAAGACACCCCCTCGTCCTGTCGGGTCAGCCCGTCGCCAGCAGGATCACCACGAGCAGCAGCCCGGCGACCGCGGGGCCGACGATCTCGTACGCCCAGCGCACCCGCGCCTCGCCCTGCGCACCCGGGGTCCCGGCGCGGCGCTCGGCCAGCTCGCGCAGGTCGGCGACCGTCTGGTCGGTGGGCGCGGTCCGGGAGGCACTGTCCCGGACGTTGGCGCTCACCGAGGTACGGCCGTGCGGGTCGTCCTGGGAGGCGCGGGCGGCCTTACGGGAGGCCTTCTTGCGCTGGCGCAGCGAGACGGGGATGGCCCACAGCTGGTACTTGGCGCCGTCCTGGGTGAAGACCTCGCTGGAGTAGCCGGCACGTACGTCGGCGACCGTCGCCCAGGGCAGCGTGATCGACCGGAACGGGTTGCGGATCCGGAGCCGGTCGTCGTTGGCGTACACGGCGGGCCGGATCGTGAACGCGACGATCAGCGGCACGGCGAGGACGAGACCCGCGAGCGCGAGCCAGGGCGACCGGCCCTCGCCGCGGAACATCACGTCACCGGCGAACAGGGCCGCGAGGATCAACAGGAACACCCCGCTCGCGATCCCGAGCGGCGACCGGAAGACACGGTCGGGGGACTGCGGCCCCGCGGACTTCTGCCCTGCGGACGGCTGCTCGGGGGTCGACTCGCGGCTCGGCTCGTGGCTGGGCTCGGGGGTCGGCTCGGGGGTCGTCATGGGCCGATTCTGCCTCAGCCGGGCACTGGGGGCTCAGGCGGCCCGCGTGGCCACGAGATCCGCGTACAGAATGATGTTGTCGGGGCGGTGGCCGTCGACCAGCTCGCCGCCGCAGGTGATGAGGCGCAGCTCGGGGCGCTTCGTGTCGCCGTACACCTTGGCCGTCGGGAAGGTGTCCTTGTCGACCTGCTCCAGTTCCCTGACCCGGAAGACCGCGGTGGTGCCGTCGGCCCGGGTCACGGTGATCTCGTCGCCGACCCGGACCTTGGAGACGTTCTTCAGTACGGCGGGGCCGCGGGCGGTGTCGAAGTGCCCGATGAGGACGGCGGGGCCGGTCTGCCCGGGCGTGACGCCCTTGTCGTACCAGCCGATGCGGTCGGCGTCCGCGACCGAGGGCACCTCGACGGTGCCGTCGGCGGCGAGCCCGAGCCCCAGGACGGGCCCGGTGGGCCCGGTGTCGACCCCGGCGGCGGGGACCTGGACGCGGACGGGCAGGGAGCGGGCGAGCGGCTTCACGGGCGCCGCGGTGGGTGCGGGGGCGGCGGTGGCCCCGGAGATCCGGGCAGGCGGGGTGACGGGCTGCTGCT is part of the Streptomyces sp. NBC_00250 genome and harbors:
- the pstS gene encoding phosphate ABC transporter substrate-binding protein PstS; this encodes MRSAAPLARTALGLAAALCAVLALLVHPPAAQAAGYTKITGSGSTWSSNAVEQWRRNIGANVGLTVNFNANGSSQGREQFKNGTVDFAVSEIPYGLNDGGATDVPPRRGYAYMPIVAGGTAFMYNLRIGGRQVTNLRLSGPVLAKIFTGRLTMWNAPEIKADNPGLTLPARRIVPVVRSDGSGTTAQFTTWLAKENGSVWDDYCRRAGRSTPCGMTSYFPVVPGTTTVAKSGSLGVSAHVRQPQGEGAITYVEYSYAINAHFPVVKVLNSSGYYVEPTAQAVAVALLKARINSDRNSTNYLTQILDDVYRSGDQRSYPLSSYSYMVVPTSDTAPHTTEKGRSLGTFARYFLCEGQQQAEELGYSPLPRNLVQAGFDQVRRVPGAPTGAVDLSDCRNPTFSADGTNTLAKNAPRPKPCDKRGPTQCGDGTGGAKGTNTQVNNGGSTGGGSATGGSTGGNGTGNGSGSSNGGSGGSGTNGSNGSGGNGGSASGGTGGATGSGTGSGTGGSATGGTGGGTGSGGGSASGGATGGGAVDPDTGEILAGDGGGTGGGTGTGQDSGGNQIVGTPVTLAADTGGGLRGILMALSAFLLLATVIAPPLVGRALAARAERQGGGR
- the pstA gene encoding phosphate ABC transporter permease PstA, with the translated sequence MTIAPERPKLRPPAERAPQPPGPERRRTTGTTRASDVYALLGAAAASIALTWLLFARLLPFSGAVGFVIVAYVLFLGLYALLVSFDEDGPAVRDRIAGVVVRSFGLLLLAVLVFVVAFTLWEGRAALVHLNFFTEDMSLAGPLEPLDVGGILHAVVGTLEQVGIALALTVPTGIVCAVFLNEVPGPFARLVRTVVEAMTALPSIVAGLFIYATVILALGTERSGLAASLALSVMMLPIIIRASDVVIRLVPGTLREASYAMGSSRWRTVWHVVLPTARSGLTTAVILGTARGVGETSPVLLTAGFTAELNALPTSGAQVSLPLATFELVKSPEPNMIARGFGTAAVLMLLVLLLFVLARIAGGRGPGQLTKRQERRRALASRQDAARWVSTPRGAPGPGAGNVPSPAASATAAPTPGPAGSAAAPADRSVPPRSTP
- the pstC gene encoding phosphate ABC transporter permease subunit PstC; protein product: MTTETLDPPPGPPPGRPADPPPDTPRRLHADPGLPDRVFRAVARTGGGIVLAVMLLVGGFLLLRAWQALDRAGFSFLTTESWEPDSGRFGIAAVLLGTVLIALVAIVVAVPLATGAALYIAEYAPPRLRRTLISTVDLMAAVPSVVYGLWGVFWLEESILPIARWIATYLGWIPFLRVDGADPDDPLAPPTVYTSSTFVAGLVVAMMVAPIICSIMREVFSQAPAGEREGAYALGATRWGMIRSVVLPFGKGGMIGGTMLGLGRALGETIAVYMVISQVFTIQWHVLQTGTSSVSSLIALRYGEATPFGMSALMAAGFALFVMTLIVNFAASSIVARSRSGATSDA
- a CDS encoding DUF1508 domain-containing protein, whose amino-acid sequence is MTKDTGVSGTRCLVDMGADGRYGWRLVAQNGRVVARSGGCYDDHAGCRAAFAALCTGYADMAGGVQHTAGGNGWVWLLRDAEGRTAALSGRSYERHSTCRTAYARFRALIATEGPRWASTALR
- a CDS encoding PH domain-containing protein; amino-acid sequence: MTTPEPTPEPSHEPSRESTPEQPSAGQKSAGPQSPDRVFRSPLGIASGVFLLILAALFAGDVMFRGEGRSPWLALAGLVLAVPLIVAFTIRPAVYANDDRLRIRNPFRSITLPWATVADVRAGYSSEVFTQDGAKYQLWAIPVSLRQRKKASRKAARASQDDPHGRTSVSANVRDSASRTAPTDQTVADLRELAERRAGTPGAQGEARVRWAYEIVGPAVAGLLLVVILLATG
- a CDS encoding class F sortase, with protein sequence MNRRRHPARTAPVLLLAGLAVLAALTGCSAGGEQQPVTPPARISGATAAPAPTAAPVKPLARSLPVRVQVPAAGVDTGPTGPVLGLGLAADGTVEVPSVADADRIGWYDKGVTPGQTGPAVLIGHFDTARGPAVLKNVSKVRVGDEITVTRADGTTAVFRVRELEQVDKDTFPTAKVYGDTKRPELRLITCGGELVDGHRPDNIILYADLVATRAA